The Paracoccus sediminicola genome has a segment encoding these proteins:
- a CDS encoding aldehyde dehydrogenase family protein, whose amino-acid sequence MDHKMLINGQLVAGDKMLDVINPATEEVFARVPHASEADLDRAVEAAAAAQKDWAKKSMAERRAKIEELAAAIGDNADDLARTLVQEQGKPLPEAQGEVEWSQGYLMHTSTLELPDRVIQDDAEFRIETRHKPLGVVGAIVAWNFPLLLACWKIGPALMAGNALVLKPAPTTPVTTLKLGELCAKIFPAGLVNILTDANDLGPKMTAHPGIAKIGFTGSSETGKRIMASAADTMKRVTLEMGGNDPAIILPDVNVRETAEKVYGGAFFNAGQVCLAVKRAYVHDEIYDEFCDALVDIASTTVLDDGLKQGTTMGPIQNKAQFEKVKGFIEDARASGKVIAGGEVREGKGYFIAPTIVRDVKDGQKIVDEEQFGPILPVIRFDDVDDVIARANNSDYGLGGSVHSADVEKATEIAGNIETGTVWVNQQMNIGPHIPMAGFKGSGLGVEQSVEGLAEYTQMQVINVARG is encoded by the coding sequence ATGGATCACAAGATGCTCATCAACGGGCAGCTCGTCGCAGGCGATAAGATGCTCGACGTCATCAACCCGGCCACCGAAGAGGTGTTTGCGCGTGTGCCGCATGCCAGCGAGGCCGATCTCGACCGCGCGGTCGAGGCGGCGGCGGCGGCGCAGAAAGATTGGGCGAAGAAATCCATGGCGGAACGCCGCGCCAAGATCGAAGAGCTGGCCGCCGCGATCGGCGACAATGCCGACGATCTGGCCCGCACGCTGGTCCAGGAACAGGGCAAGCCCCTGCCCGAGGCACAGGGCGAGGTCGAGTGGAGCCAGGGCTATCTGATGCACACCTCGACGCTGGAACTTCCCGACCGAGTCATCCAGGACGATGCCGAATTCCGCATCGAGACGCGGCACAAGCCGCTCGGCGTGGTGGGCGCGATCGTGGCGTGGAACTTTCCCCTTCTGCTGGCCTGCTGGAAGATCGGCCCGGCGCTGATGGCGGGCAATGCGCTGGTGCTGAAACCGGCGCCGACCACCCCGGTCACGACGCTGAAGCTGGGCGAGCTTTGCGCGAAGATCTTTCCGGCCGGTCTGGTCAATATTCTGACCGACGCGAATGATCTGGGCCCGAAGATGACCGCACATCCCGGCATCGCCAAGATCGGATTCACCGGCTCGTCCGAGACTGGCAAGCGGATCATGGCCAGTGCTGCCGACACGATGAAGCGCGTCACGCTGGAAATGGGCGGCAATGATCCGGCGATCATCCTGCCCGATGTGAATGTCCGCGAGACCGCCGAAAAGGTCTATGGCGGCGCGTTTTTCAATGCCGGTCAGGTCTGTCTGGCCGTCAAGCGCGCCTATGTGCATGACGAGATCTATGACGAATTCTGCGATGCGCTTGTCGATATCGCCTCGACCACGGTGCTCGATGACGGGCTGAAACAGGGCACCACGATGGGCCCGATCCAGAACAAGGCGCAATTCGAGAAGGTGAAAGGCTTTATCGAGGATGCCCGTGCGAGCGGCAAGGTCATCGCGGGCGGAGAGGTGCGCGAGGGAAAGGGTTACTTCATCGCTCCCACCATCGTCCGCGATGTGAAGGACGGGCAGAAGATCGTCGACGAGGAACAGTTCGGCCCGATCCTGCCGGTGATCCGCTTCGATGATGTGGACGACGTGATCGCGCGGGCGAACAACTCGGATTACGGGCTGGGCGGCTCGGTGCATTCGGCCGATGTCGAGAAGGCCACCGAGATCGCCGGCAATATCGAGACCGGCACGGTCTGGGTGAACCAGCAGATGAATATCGGTCCGCATATCCCGATGGCCGGGTTCAAGGGATCGGGGCTCGGTGTCGAGCAATCGGTCGAAGGGCTGGCCGAGTATACCCAGATGCAGGTCATCAACGTCGCCCGCGGCTGA
- a CDS encoding NADH:flavin oxidoreductase: protein MSNDPLLQPFQLKHLTLKNRVMITSHEPAYPEDGMPKDRYRAYHVERAKAGIAMTMTAGSASVARDSPPAFNNILAWRDEVVGWMRKVADECHSEGCAVMIQLTHLGRRTRWDKDDWLPTLSSCHEREAAHRAFPKQIEDWDIARVIEDYADAAERMKSAGLDGIELMAYGHLIDQFWSPLTNDLDAPYGGDLDNRMRFSVEVLQAIRDRCGPEFIVGIRYTGDERLPGGISKEDGFEISRRLKSSGLVDFLNVVRGHIDTDPGLTDVIPIQGMRNAPHLDFAGEIRAETQIPTFHAAKIPDLATARHAIASGKLDMVGMTRAHLADPHLVRKLVEGREDDIRPCVGANYCLDRIYQGGMALCIHNPSTGRELEQPHLIAKAPSAKRVTVVGAGPAGLEAARVAAERGHQVTVLEAASQPGGQIRLTAQQERRREMISVIQWRYEQCLKMGVGFRFDTFVEAEDVIATDPDEVIIATGGLPHTEILRAGNELVVSAWDILSGDARPGQDVLVFDDAGDHAGLQAADLISATGARTEIVTPDRMFAPEVMAMNLVPYMRAMQGRDTTFTVTWRLEEVAREGNKLRATLGSDYGGVSRERVVDQVVVNHGTRPLDELYFELKPQSRNLGEVDYEAFVAGRPQDIETNPDGSFRLFRIGDAVASRNTHAAIYDGLRLARHL from the coding sequence ATGTCGAACGACCCCCTGCTCCAGCCGTTTCAGCTCAAGCATCTGACGCTGAAGAACCGCGTCATGATTACCAGCCACGAACCGGCCTATCCCGAAGACGGGATGCCGAAAGACCGCTATCGCGCCTATCACGTCGAACGCGCGAAGGCCGGAATCGCCATGACCATGACCGCCGGTTCGGCCAGCGTCGCGCGCGACAGCCCGCCCGCCTTCAACAATATCCTGGCATGGCGTGACGAAGTGGTCGGCTGGATGAGGAAAGTTGCCGATGAATGCCATTCCGAGGGCTGTGCTGTGATGATCCAGCTCACCCATCTGGGCCGCCGCACACGATGGGACAAGGATGACTGGCTGCCCACCCTCTCATCCTGTCATGAGCGCGAGGCGGCGCATCGGGCCTTTCCGAAGCAGATCGAGGATTGGGACATCGCGCGTGTGATCGAGGATTATGCCGACGCCGCCGAGCGCATGAAAAGCGCCGGTCTCGACGGGATCGAGCTGATGGCTTACGGCCATCTTATCGACCAGTTCTGGTCGCCGCTGACCAATGATCTCGACGCGCCCTATGGCGGAGATCTGGACAACCGGATGCGCTTCTCGGTCGAGGTGTTACAGGCGATCCGCGACCGCTGCGGGCCGGAATTCATCGTCGGCATCCGATATACCGGCGATGAGCGCCTGCCGGGCGGGATCAGCAAGGAGGACGGGTTCGAAATCTCGCGGCGGCTGAAATCCAGCGGGCTGGTGGATTTTCTGAACGTGGTGCGCGGCCATATCGACACCGATCCCGGCCTGACCGATGTGATCCCGATCCAGGGGATGCGCAACGCGCCGCATCTGGATTTCGCCGGAGAGATCCGGGCCGAAACGCAGATCCCGACCTTCCATGCCGCGAAGATCCCCGATCTGGCCACGGCGCGCCACGCCATTGCCTCGGGCAAGCTGGACATGGTCGGCATGACCCGCGCGCATCTGGCCGATCCGCATCTGGTGCGCAAGCTTGTCGAAGGGCGCGAGGACGATATTCGTCCCTGCGTGGGCGCGAATTACTGTCTCGACCGGATCTATCAGGGCGGCATGGCATTGTGCATCCACAACCCCTCGACCGGGCGCGAGCTGGAGCAGCCGCATCTGATCGCGAAAGCGCCTTCGGCGAAGCGCGTGACGGTGGTCGGCGCAGGCCCTGCCGGGCTGGAGGCCGCCCGCGTCGCCGCCGAGCGCGGCCATCAGGTCACGGTGCTGGAAGCCGCCAGCCAGCCCGGCGGCCAGATCCGCCTGACCGCCCAGCAGGAGCGGCGGCGCGAGATGATCTCGGTCATCCAGTGGCGCTATGAACAATGCCTCAAGATGGGCGTCGGCTTCCGCTTCGACACATTCGTCGAGGCCGAGGACGTGATCGCGACCGACCCGGACGAGGTCATCATTGCCACGGGCGGGCTGCCCCATACCGAGATACTGCGCGCCGGCAACGAGCTGGTCGTGTCGGCCTGGGACATCCTCTCTGGCGATGCGCGGCCCGGTCAGGACGTGCTGGTCTTCGACGATGCGGGCGATCACGCCGGATTGCAGGCCGCCGACCTGATCTCTGCCACCGGAGCGCGGACAGAGATCGTCACCCCGGACCGGATGTTCGCCCCCGAGGTGATGGCGATGAATCTGGTCCCCTATATGCGCGCCATGCAGGGCCGCGACACGACATTCACCGTGACCTGGCGGCTGGAGGAAGTCGCGCGCGAGGGCAACAAGCTGCGCGCCACGCTCGGCTCGGATTATGGCGGTGTCAGCCGCGAGCGGGTCGTCGATCAGGTGGTGGTCAATCACGGCACGCGGCCCCTGGATGAGCTGTATTTCGAACTGAAACCGCAATCGCGCAATCTCGGCGAGGTGGATTACGAGGCTTTCGTCGCCGGACGTCCGCAGGATATCGAGACCAATCCCGACGGCTCCTTCCGGCTGTTCCGGATCGGCGACGCGGTCGCCTCGCGCAATACCCATGCGGCGATCTATGACGGGTTGCGGCTGGCGCGGCATCTTTAA
- a CDS encoding TetR/AcrR family transcriptional regulator, translating into MSQGHLPERGWRGSRELWLDAAYEMLIRKGVGAVKIMPLAASLNLSRTSFYWFFKDRRQLLQGLLDRWDEATTEPLVAATRDYAATETEAMLNVLAVFFAPGRFDTSIELAVRSWAQHDAEAQRRLQQADETRLAALCALLEGWGHAPDDADVRARTIYLAQIGYISMRVQESLSERLQRVPRYVEIYTDKWLPAQELERFKAQIGHRD; encoded by the coding sequence ATGTCACAGGGCCATCTCCCCGAGCGCGGCTGGCGCGGTTCACGCGAGCTTTGGCTCGATGCCGCCTATGAGATGCTGATCCGCAAAGGGGTGGGCGCGGTAAAGATCATGCCGCTTGCCGCTTCGTTGAACCTGTCGCGGACCAGCTTCTACTGGTTCTTCAAGGATCGACGGCAGCTTTTGCAGGGGCTGCTTGACCGCTGGGACGAGGCCACGACCGAACCCTTGGTGGCGGCGACGCGGGACTATGCCGCGACCGAGACCGAGGCGATGCTGAACGTGCTCGCAGTGTTCTTTGCGCCCGGCCGTTTCGACACCAGTATCGAGCTTGCGGTGCGAAGCTGGGCGCAGCATGACGCCGAGGCGCAGCGCCGCCTGCAACAGGCCGACGAGACCCGGCTGGCGGCGCTTTGTGCCCTGCTGGAAGGCTGGGGCCATGCGCCGGACGACGCCGATGTAAGGGCGCGGACCATCTATCTGGCGCAGATCGGCTATATCTCGATGCGCGTGCAGGAAAGCCTGTCCGAACGGCTTCAGCGCGTGCCGCGCTATGTCGAGATCTACACCGACAAATGGCTCCCCGCGCAGGAGCTGGAGCGTTTCAAGGCGCAGATCGGGCATCGCGACTAG
- a CDS encoding aromatic ring-hydroxylating oxygenase subunit alpha: MLREADILSILMRRKPAHSLSRELYCDPGALQVDLEHIWYRDWLFAIPACEIPKTGDYVTYQVGDYSVVIVRGADREIRAFHNSCRHRGSVLCKSRKGTNPKIVCPYHQWTYELDGRLLWARDMGPDFDPARHGLKPVHCRNVSGLVFICLAAQAPDLSGYAAEAARYLAPHDLENSKVAYESTIIENGNWKLVWENNRECYHCSGNHPALCRTFPEDPRAAGNDGSGEMAEEQRQHVERCEAAGAPGAMRISPIGDWRFMRTPLVGSAESYTMDGKVAVSKPNSTLPFRDAGALLKFHYPTSWNHFLSDHSIVFRLTPLSPTTTEVVTKWLVHKDAEEGRDYDLDRLTEVWIATNAEDREVVENNQRGVNSPAYEPGPYSVSQEGGVIQFVNWYADALTRSIIGPQARAAE; encoded by the coding sequence ATGTTGCGTGAGGCCGATATCCTGTCGATCCTGATGCGGCGCAAGCCGGCCCATTCCCTGTCACGAGAGCTTTACTGCGATCCTGGCGCCTTGCAGGTGGATCTGGAACATATCTGGTATCGCGACTGGCTGTTCGCGATCCCCGCCTGCGAGATTCCCAAGACCGGCGATTATGTCACCTATCAGGTCGGGGATTACTCGGTGGTGATCGTGCGCGGGGCGGATCGCGAGATCCGGGCCTTTCACAATTCCTGCCGGCATCGTGGCTCGGTCCTGTGCAAGTCGCGCAAGGGGACCAATCCCAAGATCGTCTGCCCCTATCACCAATGGACCTACGAGCTGGACGGCAGGCTGCTTTGGGCGCGCGACATGGGCCCGGATTTCGATCCCGCGCGGCACGGGCTGAAGCCGGTTCATTGCCGCAATGTCTCGGGGCTGGTGTTCATCTGCCTCGCCGCGCAGGCGCCGGATCTTTCGGGCTATGCGGCCGAGGCGGCGCGTTATCTGGCCCCGCATGATCTGGAGAACTCCAAGGTCGCCTATGAAAGCACCATCATCGAAAACGGCAACTGGAAGCTGGTCTGGGAAAACAATCGCGAATGCTATCACTGTTCGGGCAACCACCCGGCGCTGTGCCGCACCTTCCCCGAAGACCCGCGCGCAGCGGGCAATGACGGCTCTGGCGAGATGGCCGAGGAACAGCGCCAGCATGTCGAGCGCTGCGAGGCGGCGGGCGCGCCCGGCGCGATGCGCATCTCGCCCATCGGGGACTGGCGCTTCATGCGCACCCCGCTGGTCGGCAGCGCTGAAAGCTACACGATGGATGGCAAGGTTGCCGTCAGCAAACCGAATTCGACCCTTCCGTTTCGCGATGCGGGGGCGCTGCTGAAGTTTCACTATCCGACAAGCTGGAACCATTTCCTGTCGGATCACAGCATCGTCTTCCGGCTGACTCCGCTCAGCCCGACCACCACCGAGGTCGTTACGAAATGGCTGGTGCACAAGGATGCCGAGGAGGGGCGCGATTACGATCTGGACCGGCTCACCGAGGTGTGGATCGCGACCAATGCCGAAGATCGCGAGGTGGTCGAGAACAATCAGCGCGGGGTGAATTCGCCGGCCTACGAACCCGGTCCCTATTCGGTCAGCCAGGAGGGCGGGGTGATCCAGTTCGTGAACTGGTATGCCGACGCGCTGACCCGCTCGATCATCGGCCCGCAGGCGCGGGCGGCGGAGTAG
- a CDS encoding hybrid-cluster NAD(P)-dependent oxidoreductase, producing MTIQGNLTVTEDTGIWTDSETLVCCSVVPEAPDCATFSFVSPSGAMFRYQPGQFLTLELPLPGGPIWRTYTISSPPSRPLSISVTVKAQKGSVGTRWMLDNLRPGMRIKASGPAGIFTLDPGATRKYLFISAGSGVTPTLSMTSYLFDRGTGADVTIINCARRPVEIIGRAQLEQMASRAPSIRLSFIVEEEDPYEVWTGYRGRLNQVMLGLIANDYLDRQIYCCGPEPFMNAVREMLIALGFDMEHYHQESFAAPVESEAELEEPDDLVPDACASASITFAGAAVTAQCRETDTILGVAKSSGLNIPSGCTFGVCGTCKIRKLSGQVHMVHSGGISEDDIEAGYVLACCSKPIGAIEVDV from the coding sequence ATGACCATTCAGGGCAATCTGACCGTCACCGAAGACACCGGCATCTGGACCGACAGCGAGACTCTGGTCTGCTGTTCGGTCGTGCCAGAGGCGCCGGACTGCGCGACCTTCAGCTTCGTTTCGCCCTCGGGCGCGATGTTCCGCTATCAGCCCGGCCAGTTCCTGACGCTGGAGCTGCCGCTGCCCGGCGGGCCGATCTGGCGGACTTATACGATTTCCTCCCCGCCGTCGCGGCCTTTGTCGATCTCGGTCACGGTCAAGGCGCAGAAGGGCAGTGTCGGAACCCGCTGGATGCTGGACAATCTGCGTCCGGGGATGCGGATCAAGGCGTCGGGGCCCGCGGGGATCTTTACGCTCGATCCGGGCGCGACGCGGAAATATCTGTTCATCTCTGCGGGGTCGGGTGTCACGCCGACGCTCTCGATGACCAGCTATCTTTTCGATCGCGGCACCGGCGCGGATGTCACCATCATCAACTGCGCCCGCCGCCCGGTCGAGATCATCGGTCGCGCGCAGCTTGAACAGATGGCTTCGCGCGCGCCGTCGATCAGGCTGAGCTTCATTGTCGAGGAAGAGGACCCCTACGAGGTCTGGACCGGCTATCGCGGGCGGCTCAACCAGGTGATGCTGGGGCTGATCGCGAATGATTATCTGGACCGGCAGATCTATTGCTGCGGACCCGAGCCTTTCATGAACGCGGTGCGCGAGATGCTGATCGCGCTCGGCTTCGACATGGAGCATTATCATCAGGAAAGCTTCGCCGCCCCGGTGGAGAGCGAGGCCGAGCTGGAGGAGCCGGACGATCTGGTCCCCGATGCCTGCGCGTCCGCGAGCATCACCTTCGCCGGTGCAGCGGTGACTGCCCAATGCCGAGAGACCGACACGATCCTCGGCGTGGCGAAATCATCGGGGCTGAATATCCCTTCGGGCTGCACCTTCGGCGTCTGCGGCACCTGCAAGATCCGCAAGCTGTCCGGGCAGGTGCACATGGTCCATAGCGGCGGCATCTCGGAGGACGATATCGAGGCCGGATATGTGCTGGCCTGCTGTTCCAAGCCCATCGGCGCCATCGAGGTGGATGTCTGA
- a CDS encoding GlxA family transcriptional regulator: MTGPHHVVFALLDGFTHLAFACAVDPLRIANLISDQELYRWSYVSENGETAVSSDGTVNLVHADFASIPPCDRLFVLSSTGLNRVASRELVTALRQLDRKGRGRIGALCAGTIILAQAGFLNGRKAALHWDYHDSFMEAFPEVNLVRSVFVADEKYLTASGGTATADLMLHLIREDHGSDLSVAVADQMVYSAAREASSAQKVSLQSRNGMRNAHLVRAIELMQSHLEEPLPPSAIAREIGISVRQLERLFGKYLNTSPRKYYMEMRLEKARHLLVQTEMPVTDIAFACGFENGGSFTRAYRTAYGAPPVTQRGRPAGRGTVAR; encoded by the coding sequence GTGACGGGTCCACACCATGTCGTCTTTGCCTTGCTGGACGGCTTCACCCATCTGGCATTTGCCTGTGCGGTCGATCCGCTGCGCATCGCCAATCTCATCAGCGACCAAGAGCTGTATCGCTGGTCCTACGTCTCGGAAAATGGCGAGACCGCGGTGAGTTCGGACGGCACGGTCAATCTGGTCCATGCCGATTTCGCATCCATCCCGCCCTGCGACCGGCTGTTCGTCCTGTCGAGCACCGGGCTGAACCGTGTGGCCTCGCGTGAACTGGTCACGGCGCTGCGGCAGCTTGACCGCAAGGGGCGGGGCCGGATCGGGGCGCTTTGCGCCGGCACCATCATCCTGGCTCAGGCGGGGTTCCTGAACGGGCGCAAGGCGGCGCTGCACTGGGATTACCATGACAGCTTCATGGAGGCCTTTCCCGAGGTGAATCTGGTGCGCAGCGTCTTTGTCGCCGACGAGAAATACCTCACTGCATCGGGCGGAACCGCCACCGCCGATCTGATGCTGCACCTGATCCGCGAGGATCACGGAAGCGACCTGTCCGTCGCGGTGGCCGACCAGATGGTCTATAGCGCCGCGCGCGAGGCGAGCTCGGCGCAAAAGGTTTCGCTGCAATCGCGCAACGGGATGCGCAACGCCCATCTCGTCCGCGCCATCGAGCTGATGCAGAGCCATCTGGAAGAGCCTTTGCCGCCATCGGCCATCGCCCGCGAGATCGGCATCTCGGTGCGCCAGCTCGAACGGCTTTTCGGGAAATATCTGAACACCTCGCCGCGCAAATATTACATGGAGATGCGTCTGGAAAAGGCGCGGCATCTGCTGGTCCAGACCGAGATGCCGGTCACCGATATCGCCTTTGCCTGCGGCTTCGAGAATGGCGGCAGCTTCACTCGCGCCTATCGGACCGCCTACGGCGCCCCGCCGGTCACGCAACGCGGACGGCCGGCCGGACGGGGCACCGTTGCGCGTTGA
- the hpaR gene encoding homoprotocatechuate degradation operon regulator HpaR — translation MDDQSPRDGFEFAQTRRSLPIALLMAREAVMERFRPMLNDKNVTEQQWRVLRVLKESGNADASALSRAACVLPPSLTRILRTLEARGFIATRRDPRDGRRASIALTREGQDFIREVSPESAEIYAEIERLIGPDRMTALLDEIEFLQAALSESDQRRD, via the coding sequence ATGGACGACCAAAGCCCCCGAGACGGTTTCGAGTTTGCTCAGACGCGCCGCAGCCTGCCCATTGCGCTTCTCATGGCCCGCGAAGCGGTGATGGAGCGGTTCCGCCCGATGCTGAATGACAAGAACGTGACCGAGCAGCAATGGCGGGTGCTGCGGGTCCTGAAGGAAAGCGGCAACGCGGATGCCTCGGCCCTGTCGCGGGCGGCCTGCGTGCTGCCGCCATCGCTGACCCGCATCCTGCGCACGCTCGAAGCGCGCGGCTTCATCGCCACGCGGCGCGATCCGCGCGACGGTCGCCGCGCCAGCATCGCGCTGACCCGCGAGGGGCAGGACTTCATCCGCGAAGTCTCACCCGAAAGCGCCGAGATCTATGCCGAGATCGAGCGCCTCATCGGCCCCGACCGCATGACCGCCCTGCTCGACGAGATCGAGTTCCTGCAAGCCGCGCTGTCGGAATCCGACCAACGCCGCGACTGA
- a CDS encoding 5-carboxymethyl-2-hydroxymuconate Delta-isomerase, with translation MPHLRIEYSRGLARRADIGSLCAGLHRAMVATGIFPLAGIRVRAFAADHAIVADGLAENDFAALTLTVGAGRRKAALAEAGATIMGAAEAALAGPLATPHFALSLEIRVADPDLSWKNTPIHARLSGKG, from the coding sequence ATGCCCCATCTGAGGATCGAGTATTCGCGCGGGCTGGCGCGTCGCGCCGATATCGGGTCGCTATGTGCGGGGTTGCACCGCGCGATGGTGGCGACCGGGATCTTTCCGCTGGCCGGAATCCGGGTGCGGGCCTTTGCCGCCGATCATGCCATCGTCGCGGATGGTCTGGCCGAGAATGATTTTGCCGCGCTCACCCTGACCGTCGGGGCAGGGCGCCGAAAGGCCGCGCTGGCCGAGGCCGGCGCCACGATCATGGGCGCCGCCGAGGCCGCGCTGGCCGGTCCGCTGGCGACACCTCATTTCGCCCTCTCGCTGGAGATACGGGTCGCCGATCCGGATCTTAGCTGGAAGAACACGCCGATCCATGCCCGCCTGTCGGGCAAAGGCTGA
- the hpaE gene encoding 5-carboxymethyl-2-hydroxymuconate semialdehyde dehydrogenase yields MTRLSDNIARAQDYMARFAKDGVLNRIGGQDASAQSGETFATISPVDLKPLARVAKGGAADIDAAVAAAQKAFATWGRMPGAERRKILHRVADAIEARAEEIAFTECMDTGQALRFMSKAALRGADNFRFFADKAPQAEDGQALRTANQMNVTSRRPIGPVGVITPWNTPFMLSTWKIAPALAAGCTVVHKPAEFSPMTARLLVEIAEGAGLPPGVLNLVNGMGEDAGRALTEHPGIRAIAFVGESRTGSMIMAQGAKTLKRVHFELGGKNPVIVFDDADLDRAVDAATFMIYSLNGERCTSSSRLLVQDSIYDDFTARVAEVAKRIRVGHPLDPDTVVGPLIHPEHEAKVLSYFDRAREQGATIAAGGEKVGDQGCFVRPTLFTGATNDMAIAQEEIFGPVLTAIPFRDEEDALRLANDVDYGLAAYLWTNDLNRAMRMTDRLEAGMMWVNSENVRHLPTPFGGVKASGIGRDGGEWSFDFYMETVNVSFPRQLHDIPKLGT; encoded by the coding sequence ATGACGAGGCTCAGCGACAACATCGCCCGCGCGCAGGATTATATGGCGCGCTTCGCGAAGGACGGGGTGCTGAACCGCATTGGCGGGCAAGATGCATCCGCGCAGTCGGGCGAGACCTTCGCGACGATTTCTCCGGTCGATCTGAAACCGCTGGCGCGGGTGGCGAAGGGCGGTGCCGCCGATATCGACGCCGCCGTCGCCGCCGCGCAAAAGGCGTTCGCGACATGGGGCCGGATGCCGGGGGCCGAACGGCGCAAGATCCTGCATCGGGTCGCCGATGCCATCGAAGCGAGGGCCGAGGAAATCGCCTTCACCGAATGCATGGATACCGGGCAGGCGCTGCGCTTCATGTCCAAGGCGGCGCTGCGCGGGGCGGATAATTTCCGTTTCTTCGCGGACAAGGCGCCTCAGGCCGAGGACGGGCAGGCGCTGCGCACGGCGAACCAGATGAATGTGACCTCGCGCCGCCCGATCGGGCCGGTGGGGGTGATCACCCCGTGGAACACGCCCTTCATGCTGTCCACATGGAAGATCGCGCCCGCCCTGGCTGCCGGTTGCACCGTGGTCCACAAACCTGCCGAATTCTCGCCCATGACCGCCCGCCTGCTGGTCGAGATCGCCGAGGGTGCCGGGCTGCCGCCGGGGGTTCTGAACCTTGTGAACGGCATGGGCGAGGATGCGGGCCGCGCGCTGACGGAACATCCGGGCATTAGGGCCATCGCCTTTGTCGGCGAAAGCCGCACCGGCAGCATGATCATGGCGCAGGGGGCAAAGACGCTGAAACGCGTCCATTTCGAACTGGGCGGCAAGAATCCGGTGATCGTTTTCGACGATGCCGATCTGGACCGCGCCGTCGATGCCGCAACCTTCATGATCTATTCGCTGAATGGCGAGCGTTGCACCTCGTCCTCTCGGCTTCTGGTGCAGGACAGCATCTATGACGATTTCACCGCCCGCGTGGCCGAGGTCGCGAAGCGCATCAGGGTGGGCCACCCGCTGGACCCCGACACCGTGGTCGGCCCGCTGATCCACCCCGAACACGAGGCGAAGGTGCTGTCCTATTTCGACCGCGCCCGCGAACAGGGCGCCACCATTGCCGCCGGCGGCGAGAAGGTCGGCGATCAGGGCTGCTTTGTGCGCCCGACGCTGTTCACCGGCGCGACGAACGACATGGCCATCGCGCAAGAGGAAATCTTTGGCCCGGTGCTGACCGCCATCCCCTTCCGCGACGAAGAGGACGCGCTGCGGCTGGCCAATGACGTGGATTACGGGCTGGCCGCCTATCTGTGGACCAACGATCTGAACCGCGCGATGCGGATGACCGACCGGCTTGAGGCCGGGATGATGTGGGTCAACTCCGAGAATGTCCGCCACCTGCCGACGCCCTTTGGCGGCGTCAAGGCCAGCGGCATCGGGCGCGACGGGGGCGAGTGGTCCTTTGATTTCTACATGGAAACCGTCAATGTCAGCTTCCCCCGGCAACTTCATGACATCCCGAAGCTCGGCACCTGA